In Archangium violaceum, the following are encoded in one genomic region:
- a CDS encoding SAM-dependent methyltransferase: protein MDSTQSMTEFHGDAQLRAALDTLLALGGPRDFAVRLGMDTLLEPSPGQQHHFTLVFKDAQAASRTLRLRDVRALGQAYVEGDLDVEGNMEAAIGCIERLLVQPRGPLQDGSARLPLRELAASKERTREAVNYHYDLPLEFWRLWLDDKLLYTCAYFSSPDESLESAQVRKLDHICRKLLLRPGDRLLDLGCGWGAFSVYAAKHYGAEVLGTTLSELQAARARQLAAEHGVSDRCHIKVQDFRDLDGPGRFDKIAAVGVVEHVGESFQQDFFQRVSSLLRQGGLFLNQGIVCSPLANFRGHGEFIQEFIFPEAGLSSLGTMLSNVESAGFDIRDVESLSDHYLYTLRHWLHRLERNAERVEQLVGARRYRAFRAYLAGFAREFQRSGLRVYQTLLLKQGVAPSGLPLTREHLRPEDSCF, encoded by the coding sequence ATGGATTCCACCCAGTCCATGACCGAGTTTCATGGAGATGCCCAGTTGCGCGCCGCCCTTGATACGTTGCTTGCGCTAGGGGGCCCACGGGACTTCGCAGTGAGACTGGGGATGGATACCCTCCTGGAGCCCAGTCCCGGGCAGCAGCACCATTTCACGCTTGTCTTCAAGGATGCACAAGCCGCTTCGCGGACGCTGCGCCTACGGGACGTGCGCGCACTCGGACAGGCGTATGTCGAAGGTGACCTGGACGTCGAGGGCAACATGGAGGCGGCGATTGGTTGCATCGAGCGCCTGTTGGTCCAACCGCGAGGACCACTCCAGGACGGCAGTGCCAGGCTTCCGCTGCGGGAGCTTGCCGCCTCCAAGGAGCGCACCCGCGAGGCCGTGAACTATCACTATGACCTGCCGCTCGAATTCTGGCGGCTCTGGCTCGATGACAAGTTGCTCTACACCTGCGCCTACTTCAGCTCTCCAGACGAGAGTCTTGAGAGCGCTCAGGTGCGAAAATTGGACCACATCTGCCGCAAGCTGCTCCTGCGTCCCGGCGATCGGCTCCTCGACCTGGGGTGTGGCTGGGGGGCGTTTTCCGTGTACGCTGCGAAGCACTATGGTGCGGAGGTCCTTGGGACGACTCTGAGCGAGCTCCAGGCGGCTCGCGCCAGGCAGCTGGCGGCGGAGCATGGCGTCTCGGATCGTTGCCACATCAAGGTCCAGGACTTCCGTGACCTTGATGGGCCAGGGCGGTTTGACAAGATCGCGGCGGTCGGGGTCGTCGAGCATGTCGGCGAGTCATTCCAGCAGGACTTCTTCCAGAGGGTCTCGTCCCTGCTTCGACAAGGCGGGCTGTTCCTCAACCAGGGAATTGTCTGCTCACCATTGGCGAATTTCCGCGGCCATGGGGAGTTCATCCAGGAATTCATCTTTCCGGAGGCCGGTTTGTCTTCACTAGGGACGATGCTGTCGAACGTGGAGAGCGCCGGGTTCGATATCCGCGATGTCGAGAGCCTGAGTGATCATTACCTCTACACCCTTCGCCATTGGCTGCACCGGCTGGAGCGGAACGCGGAGCGTGTGGAGCAGCTCGTGGGGGCTCGCCGCTACCGCGCCTTCCGGGCCTACCTCGCTGGCTTCGCGCGGGAGTTCCAGCGGAGCGGGCTTCGCGTCTATCAGACGTTGCTGTTGAAGCAGGGAGTTGCCCCCTCCGGGCTGCCACTCACTCGTGAGCACCTGCGCCCGGAGGACTCCTGCTTCTGA
- a CDS encoding acyl-CoA dehydrogenase family protein has translation MSDVLLDSFLEDTHRQFYANCRKFAEAEIAPHAFQWDEEEGFPRELYEKAGAAGFLGVNFPPAYGGAGGDVFHVLLQIEALMWGGCTGVLASLNSLDIALPPILHLGTEAQKQRFIPPVLAGRKLIALAITEPHAGSDVAAIRTRAVRDGEHYVLNGSKTFITGGSRADLVCVLARTSNEPHRGLTFFVVEKGTRGFSISRALKKMGWRASDTATLSFEDCQVPVENRLGDEGSGFKATMLNFQMERLILAAYGHASAEVALTDAERYAQERSAFGGPLLASQVVRHKLAHMATLMRAAKCFNYVVADNVRRGGSVIEQVCEAKNFSSQVAQDVCYEAVQLFGGMGYMRETRVERLYRDVRVLPIGGGTSEIMNEIIAKTRGYGQVRQA, from the coding sequence ATGTCGGACGTTTTATTGGACTCCTTTCTCGAAGACACCCATCGCCAGTTCTACGCGAACTGCCGAAAGTTCGCGGAGGCGGAGATAGCGCCCCATGCGTTTCAGTGGGATGAGGAAGAGGGGTTTCCTCGTGAGCTCTACGAGAAAGCGGGTGCCGCGGGGTTCCTCGGGGTGAACTTTCCCCCAGCCTATGGTGGTGCGGGAGGTGACGTCTTCCACGTGCTGCTGCAGATCGAAGCACTCATGTGGGGCGGGTGCACGGGGGTGCTCGCCAGCCTGAACAGCCTGGACATCGCGCTCCCCCCCATCCTCCATCTCGGCACGGAGGCACAGAAGCAGCGCTTCATCCCTCCCGTGCTGGCGGGGCGGAAACTCATCGCGCTCGCCATCACCGAACCACACGCCGGGTCCGACGTCGCGGCGATTCGTACCAGGGCCGTTCGAGATGGAGAGCACTATGTGCTCAACGGCTCCAAGACCTTCATCACCGGTGGGAGTCGGGCCGATCTCGTCTGTGTCCTGGCCCGCACCAGCAACGAGCCGCACCGGGGACTCACTTTCTTCGTCGTGGAGAAGGGCACGCGGGGGTTCAGCATCTCGCGCGCACTCAAGAAGATGGGGTGGCGAGCGAGTGACACGGCCACACTCTCCTTCGAGGACTGCCAGGTCCCCGTTGAAAACCGGCTGGGCGACGAGGGCAGCGGCTTCAAGGCCACGATGCTCAACTTCCAGATGGAGCGGCTGATCCTCGCTGCCTATGGACATGCCAGCGCCGAGGTGGCATTGACCGATGCGGAGCGCTATGCGCAGGAGCGCTCCGCGTTTGGTGGTCCATTGCTGGCCTCTCAGGTGGTTCGCCACAAGCTGGCGCATATGGCCACGCTGATGCGGGCCGCCAAGTGCTTCAACTACGTCGTAGCCGATAATGTTCGCAGAGGCGGCAGCGTCATCGAGCAGGTCTGCGAGGCAAAGAATTTCTCGAGTCAGGTGGCGCAGGATGTTTGTTACGAAGCCGTGCAGCTCTTTGGCGGGATGGGCTACATGCGCGAGACACGCGTGGAGCGTCTCTATCGTGACGTACGCGTCCTTCCCATTGGGGGTGGCACGAGCGAGATCATGAACGAGATTATCGCCAAGACGCGAGGCTACGGGCAGGTCCGGCAGGCGTGA